A DNA window from Mya arenaria isolate MELC-2E11 chromosome 17, ASM2691426v1 contains the following coding sequences:
- the LOC128223820 gene encoding surfeit locus protein 6 homolog, whose protein sequence is MKMVDSGTPLCVSAESIAEDDTFFRKMLGLVQHQTPPTPEMTKQKESEDETPNQGPTVPQEGLVKNKKQKQNKLKKKQKRKIVDDSDETDEVSHTKIKVKKPRLVNDEKPTNNSDLVPSTPNPADMLLTSSIAEMDDKRARLRAKIEELQVKRKLNDSERLDKKRLKRKESKMKLKQKRKMEKLIKVKPIVNGGDKTKGGNTSGESATPKPIYNSEGQLVFSKFDFTASGKKAKGGKSDLTGKDYKRLLEKIEKRNEKIRKVGSKDEGAAKSLQEKFKWESVLHKAEGEKVKDNPELLKKALKRKEKIKDKKKQKWDERKSSTKKLQDDKLKKRNENIQKRKQANKDKKVQKAKKKGRILPGF, encoded by the exons ATGAAGATGGTTGATAGTGGAACACCACTATGTGTGAGTGCAGAGAGTATTGCAGAGGATGACACATTCTTCAGAAAAATGTTGGGACTTGTTCAGCATCAAACCCCGCCAACGCCTGAAATGACAAAGCAAAAGGAAAGCGAAg ATGAAACACCAAATCAGGGTCCAACGGTGCCACAAGAAGGTTTggtgaaaaacaaaaaacagaaacaaaataagctgaagaaaaaacagaaaagaaaaattgttgatGATAGTGATGAAACTGATGAAGTTTCAC aCACAAAGATAAAGGTGAAGAAGCCGCGTCTTGTTAATGATGAGAAACCAACAAACAACAGTGATCTGGTTCCGTCGACGCCGAATCCCGCTGACATGCTCCTGACATCCAGCATTGCAGAGATGGACGATAAACGTGCCAGGCTACGAGCCAAGATTGAAGAATTGCAAG TTAAGAGGAAGTTGAATGACAGTGAACGACTCGACAAGAAGCGCCTAAAGAGAAAGGAAAGCAAGATGAAgttaaaacagaaaagaaaaatggAGAAATTGATAAAAGTTAAACCAATTGTAAATGGCGGTGATAAAACAAAGGGGGGTAATACATCCGGTGAAAGTGCTACACCAAAACCTATTTACAATAGTGAAGGGCAGTTGGTGTTCAGTAAGTTTGATTTCACTGCATCAGGAAAGAAGGCAAAAGGCGGGAAAAGTGATTTGACAGGTAAAGACTATAAGCGATTACTTGAGAAGATCGAAAAACGTAATGAAAAGATTAGGAAAGTTGGTAGTAAGGACGAAGGGGCAGCTAAGTCGCTTCAGGAGAAGTTTAAGTGGGAAAGTGTGCTTCACAAAGCTGAGGGAGAAAAAGTTAAGGATAATCCTGAACTGTTGAAGAAGGCGCTGAAGCGGAAAGAAAAAATCAAGGATAAGAAGAAACAGAAATGGGACGAACGAAAAAGTTCGACGAAAAAGTTGCAGGATGATAAACTGAAGAAAAGAAATGAGAATATTCAGAAGCGGAAACAAGCCAATAAAGACAAGAAAGTACAAAAGGCGAAAAAGAAGGGTCGTATTTTGCCGGGGttttga